The Bacillus sp. FJAT-27916 genomic interval AGCAATGGGCTTAAATCCATTGACTGCGAGACCGACTGAGGTTCCGATAATCCCTGATTCACTGAGAGGTGTATCCATCACGCGCTCTTGGCCGAATCGTTCCTGCAATCCGTCCGTCGCCCGAAATACGCCCCCGTTCTTTCCGATATCTTCCCCAAGCAAGAGAATGCGTTCATCTGCCTCAAGCATGGTGGCCAATCCATCTGTGATTGCTTGAATGAGTGTCATTTTGTTTGTTTTGATGCCGGCTTGCAGCCATTCTTCTTTTATCGCCATTCGTTTTCTCCTCCTAACAAGCGGAAATAGTCTTCTTTTTGTTTAGCAATTGTCCAGGTCGGTGTTTCAAAGACATGGTCGAATAAATCCTCTACCTTCGGCTTCGGATAACTCTCGACCTCGCGTATCGCCTGTTCTACCTCATCTTTAATCTCCCTTTGCACCCGGCTGGTCCATTCTTCATCCCATAGACCGGCATTTTTCATGTATCTCTCCAGTCGCATGAGCGGGTCGCGCGTTTCTCTTATTTCATCACTGATGGACTGATTCCGATATTTTGTCGGGTCGTCTGCCGTTGTATGGGCTCCGTATCTCCATGTAACGGCTTCAATCAATGTCGGTCCCCCGTCATTCCGTGCCCGCTCCAATGCCTTCTTCGTCTCAAAGTAAACAGCCGCTATATCATTGCCGTCCACCCGTACTCCTGGTATGCCATAGGCAACGGACTTTTGGGCCACAGTCGCGGAGTTCATTTGCTTCTCAATCGGGACAGAAATAGCAAACCCATTATTTTGGTTAAAAAAGACTGCCGGAACTTGAAAGACACTTGCCATGTTCATTCCTTCATGAAAATCTCCCTCAGAAGTCGCCCCATCCCCAAAATAGGCAATCGCTGCATTTTTCGTTCCTTTTCGCTTCTCCGCGAGCGCCGCACCGGCAGCATGGGGAAGCTGCGTGGCAATTGGTACTGCTGGAGGAAAGATTCTCTTCCCTTCCTCTGGAACACAGCCTTCCACCCGTCCATTCCAATAGAGAAAGGTACGGGCCATATTGGCGCCATAGGTTAAGGTTGCCCCATGATCGCGATAGGTTGGGAATACCCAATCCTCCTCTCCAAGAGCAAGGGCACTCCCTGCCTGCGATGCCTCTTGTCCCTCAAAGGGCGCATATGTACCCAGCCTCCCTTGACGCTGCAGACTAATTGCCTTACGGTCAAAGGTTCTAATGCGAACCATATGATAATAGAACTCTCGAATTAACTCATCTGTCAGTCTTTCCTTATCCTCTTCCCTCACAAGCTGCCCGTCTTCATCAATCATTTGATAGATTGGAAACTCCATGCTCATTCCATCACCTCATTTAATTATTTTTCCTTCATATGCGAACATCCCACTTCGGCGGTGTACTGCGTGTAAAGAAATGATTGAGCCTTTTCCGCTCCTCAATCCTCTTTTCACATAAACGGTTTGCCGCCTCAGCAGTGGTCACATGATCCAGCTCTGCCTGCTCGTAAACTTCCAATAAGGAATGATAGATTGTTTTTGTTTTGGTCAATACCCGCTCCTTATTGAAGCCATATAATTCATCTGCCACCTGAATAAGGCCTCCGCAATTGATCATATAGTCCGGTGCGTAAAGGATCCCCTTTTGCTTTAATGCTTCTCCATGCCTGTCGGTTAAGAGCTGGTTATTGGCGGAACCGGCAATCGCCTTCACCTTCATGACATCAATCGTGTCATCATTGATGATTCCTCCCCCTGCACAAGGAACAAATACATCAGCCTCTGCAGCGTAAATCTCCTTACTCCCAACCGGTCTGACCACTCCGTTATAACGTCTGGCAGCTTCTTTCACCTGTTCAATGGCAGCTTCATTAATATCTGTTACATACAAGTCCGCCCCTGCAGCAAGAAGCTGTTCAGCCACCTTCATGCCGACCTTCCCGAGTCCTTGAATGGCATAAGTTCTGCCTTCAAGCTCTTCCATGCCGAATCTTGCCTTATTGGTCGCCTGTAATCCATAGATCACGCCAGTTGCGGTTGGTATGGAAGAATCACCTCCGCCGCCATAGGCTTCCGGAATTCCTGTAATACAGCTCGTTTCCCTCGAGGCATGAACAAAATCCTCCATATTGGTCCCCATATCTGTTCCCGTATAGAATCGACCATTTAAGGAATCCACAAATCGTCCAAAAGCCCGAAACATGGCTGGTGTTTTATCCTTAAGCGGATCACCAATCAGGACCGCCTTCCCGCCTCCGAAATCCACATCTGCTGCCGCACATTTATAGGTCATTCCTTTGGATAGACGCAGGGCATCCAAAAGAGCATCTGCCATCCCTTTGTAGGGCTGCATCCGGCATCCCCCAAGTGCCGGACCGAGTGCCGTGTTGTGAATAGCGATAATCGCTTTAAGCCCAGTGGATGGATCTTGACAGAACATAACCTGTTCATGGTCCTGCATGCTTTCTAACAATTGTTCATTCCATTGTATTGATTGGTTGATCGTACTCATTCGCCATTCCCTCCATATATCTGTCTCTATCTAGTAAGCGCTTACATCTTGATCATCTATTCTTGATGGCTCATTGATTTCTTTAGACGCCGTTCCATTGACTCTTTCATAACAATTCCTTGCTTCACTTCCCCTACGCCTATTAATCCTGTTTCATTATGGACCTCTACACTTGTCAAAACGCAATGATCGGTGATGTCTGTTACGACAGCTGTGACATGAACATTCGTTCCCTCCCCTGTAGGCGCGATATGCTTCACTGTCACTGCTCCGCCAACTCCCTCTTCATGTGATTCCAGATAGGGCAATATAATTTTTCGTGAAGCCCATTCCATGTGATAAACCATCGCAACCGTCGAATAGGCACGATGAACAATCTGTCCTTCGAATTGAGCAAACATCTCTTCACTCACCTTGGCCGTCACTTCAGCCATTGCTCCAATCTGCAAGCCTTCTTTCATCATATCCTCCTTTACAACGCCTGTTTAAGCAGCCATTTTGTATAATTTTCAGGATTCATAATGCCTCATGCGTAATGGCAGAGGAAGATTGTTCGGATTCCTGTCCGAAGACCTCCTTTTCAACTTTTCTGCTATCCGCCGGAGGCTTTCACTTTATTCAACTGGAATGAAGAATATAGTCTCGATCCGTATAGAAATGGAGATTTCCTTTGAATAAAGTGAAAAAATTTAGAAAATTATGTTTATATCATTTAGGATACGTTATAATAAAAATCAGTAACATAACAAATTGAATAAAATTCCATATAGTAAATATCTATTTTGCATAAGTTTCATCACAATTAACTTCATTTTAAAATGGGGAATGGATTATGGATCAATTAGATGTTCGCCTTCTCGCTATTCTTCAAAAGGACGGGCGCATAACAATAAGTGATTTATCCAAGCAGCTAGCCTTAAGCAGACCAAGTGTGACCGAACGATTGAACCGACTTCGGGAAAAGGGAGTCATCGAGGGGTTCAGTGCGAGGGTTTGTCCCCGTTCTGTCGGCAGACATATTATCGTCTTTATCCAATTAAGCGACTTCAAGACGGCCTCCTATGCTGAATTCGAAAAGAAAATCTTAGATGATCCCGACATCATTGAAATCCACCGCTTAACTGGGCCTGTCAGTTACTTATTGAAAGCGGCTGTACCTGGAATGGAACAGCTCAACCAAGTCATTGAAAGACTGAATCCTTATGGGAATGTCAATACCTCCATTGTGCTGTCTTCTCCCTTGTCCTTCAGCCCGGTTGAACCTGTTCAAGAGGAGATAAACTCATGAAGGAAAGAACAAGCTGAGGGAGGGTGACGAATTGTGCACCCTCCCTTCTTCTGTATATTAATCATCCCTGGATTGGAGCACGACATGTTAAAGAGAAAATATGGAGACCGGTCAGATTGGAAACGGATTACACAAAGAAAATTTGCCCAAGTCTTCCTCGAAACAAATGAATATACCGGATACATTACCTTACTTCAACTAACTGAGCTCACCTCCCCCCTCATCGTCCAATACGAAAAAAAGTCCGTATGCATTGCAGATAAAGAGTATACGTGGCTTCAGCAATTTCCAAAAGACGCCCGCCATAGCGTAACGACCATGTTTGATGCAGAAGGAAGGATTGTACAATGGTATATTGACATTTGCCTCGGCAATGGCTGTGATGACGGCAGACCATGGATGGATGACTTGTATATCGATCTCATTCTCTTCCCATCTGGGGAGATTTTCGTAAAGGATACGGATGAACTGGAAGCTGCCTATAAGAGCAGAATCATTCATAAAGAGCTGTATGATCTTGCTTGGAAGGAAGCAGGCAGGGTGAAAAGCTTGCTTTGTACAGGGAATTTTCCTTTAGTGGATTTAGCCTCGGAGCATCGAAATCTGCTGATTGGACTTCTTGAATAATGCTTCAGGTTGAACATCTGAGTAAATTTCTTGAATTGGATAAAGAGGAGTGTATACATTTATGCCATTATCAAATTCACAAAAATCAGCTCTAGCGTATATTGAAACTGAGGCAAAAAAACATAAGCATGAGGCGAGATCAAGCATTCATCATATTTTAAAGATGTCAAACGTCTCAACAGATACATTCGAAAAAACGTTTGATGCTATTAAGGCAAACGCCAGAATTGCCTTGCATTTTCATCCAGACCGGCTCGTTTCCAGCTTTAACAGCGTTGTCCAATCATTATTCATACAAGGAGAGTATAAAAGCCAATTCGAAACGCTTATCTCAGCCGGAAGTGTTTCTGCCTTTCCAGGCGGCGAACGGGACCTTTGGGAGAGAAGGTTATTTGGAGGGGCCTACCATGGTGAAGACGCAGCCATGAAAGACCGCCCTAAATACGGGGCGCTGAATTTGATGCTTCCTTCAGATGGACCTGCTCCCCGCTTTGGTTCATGCTATTTCCTCCTTTATCCATCAGTCTCTCATCGTTCTACTTTTACCTATTTAGATTCCCATCTGGAATTAAAGGAAAAGGGAACATTTCAGGAATTTGATTTAATACTCGCAGCACTTCTGGAGGATTCATTTTCAAGAGAATTTGCATTAGGAGAAGCTCAAATTCGCCCTCCTAAGCTATTCAATCATTTATTAACGAATCTTTCAGACCCTCAAAAATATCTCTATGAACAAAAAATCCATCGTAATCTTGACCACTACATAGAAGCCCAAATCCATGGGCCCATCTCACTTAGAAATGACGTTGAAATACTCGTTGCAGACACCTCATTTAGAGGAACGGATATTGGGGGAATTATGGAGCAGCTATGCTCAAAGTATTCCATCAAACTACATTGGCGAAGGGGCTTTCACCTTACAGTGCAGGAAGTACCTTCTGATTTTAGAGGTGTAAAAATGCCTGTTCTCGCAAAACGTATTGCCGAAACCAACGATATAAATGCACGGATAATTGGCTCTGCCATGAAAGTTATGTACTCACAGCCTGATCAATGGTCTGACTACGGAACCATGAAGGAAATCACGCAGGATATTAAGCTATTATGGCATGTCCTTGTGAGATATGGCTCATGCTAGACAAGTAAGTGTGTGAAACAATTGGGGGATAAAAATATTGTAAGTGAGCAATTTAAAAAGGACTAGCAATCTATTCTGCCAGCTCCCTTTGTGTTTTCTACTAGTTATAGAATTAAGACCGAATCAAGGAATTCCCAATGCTATTTAAAAAAAATAAAAAACCGTAAGATAAATTTCCAGAATCAAAAACGTAGCTTCTCTTATTTGCTGGTACGGCTTACTTGACTGTTTCTCACTAATCCGTAAATGGCAAGACTCATTAAATATAGGCATAGAACGATAAAAGTGACCGTGTAGCCTATATTCTTTTCATGATAGTTATCATAAGCAAACAATCCCATTGCAATCGCATTTATCAATAGACTTAATAAAATTAACGGTTGAATCTTTGTCCTATTCATTATTGATCTCACCCCATATTTATACTCTACCATATTGAGTACATCCCATCTCTTCTTTATATGATTTGTCGTATTCAAGTAAAATAGTTAAATGATGATTAATTGTTATTGAACTGTATTGTCCATTCTTTCTCTTTCGTAACCCAATATATCATTAATTGACTGCAGAGCTCATTGTAAAAAGCAGCGGACAAAATCCGCTGCTTTTACCCTTACATCCCCTTCAATCCAACCCAAATCGGAGATTCCTCCATTTGTGCGGCTAAACCTAATAGCCAATCCTCTCTTCCCTTTGGAGCCATAATCTGGACGCCGATTGGCAGTCCATTGTCACCCATATGAACAGGTAAACTGATTGCCGGCTGGCCAATAATGTTTGCCCATTGAGTAAACGGTGTATAGGTCAAGCTTGGGAGAAACATATCGTAGACCATTCTTAATTGTTCGGACGGGGATGCTTCTTCGATTTGAAGCAATTCCTCTTCCTCTTTCTTCGAATGGGTCAGTTCACCTATCCGAGGAGCGGTGCTGGCAGTAGCTGGCGTGATGTATAAATCAAAGGTTTGGTTGAAGTGAGCCATCTGGGCCGCTGCCGTATCCCATTCAGCAATGCTTCTGGTGAACTGGATGGCTGATACCTGTTCTCCAGCTGTCTTCAGAACCCAGGAGACCATTTCAATATCTTCATTTGTTACTTTACGGCCAATGGATTCCTCGATGGATTGGATGTCAGCGGCCATTTCACCGCAGTTCATGATATAGTAATTCTCCATGAGCCTGATTCCATCGATTTCAGGCTCCTTTTCTTCCACATGATGGCCTTGTTCTTCGAGCCATTTAACGGTTTTATGTACAGCCTTCACAGCATCAGCTGAAACCGGAGTACCGACTGGAGATTTCACTGAAAAGGCAATTCGAAATTTCCGCTTACCATTGTTCAAATCTTCTAAGTAGCTTCCTTGATAAAGCGGCACGTTGAAAGCGGCTTCTGGCTGCAGTACCTGCAGGACATCAAGCATGGCCGCGCTGTCTCTGACTGTTTTCGTGAGGACAAAGTCCACAGCAGCACCATGCCATTGCCTTCCTACACCTGGTCCAACCGGTGTTCTGCCTCTTGTCGGTTTTAACCCGACAAGCCCGGTGAAGGAGGCAGGTATACGAATGGAACCTCCTCCGTCACTTGCTCCGGCGATTGGGACAATTCCAGCTGCAACGGCTGCCGAAGCACCACCGCTCGAACCGCCTGGTGAATACGCTGGATTCCAAGGATTCCGTGAAGGCCCGTAAAGAGCCGGCTCTGTAATATTTTTCAGCCCGAATTCAGGCGTGCTCGTCTGCCCGGCAATAAGAAAGCCGGCTTCTCGGATTTTTCTCACATAATGGGAGTCAATGTTGGCTACCCGGTCCTTCAATAGCTTCGTCCCAGCTGTAGCCCTCTCCCCCGCGATAGACTGGGAAAGATCTTTCAAGAAAATCGGAACACCTGCAAATGGTTTGTTGAAATCCATTTTTCCTGCTTCGGTTAATGCCTGTTCAAATCGTGTGTGCACAATCGCATTCAGTTCTGGATTGATGTCATCCGTCATTTTACTGACATCCTCCAATAATTCCTTCGCACTCATCTGACCCTTTTTCACCAGCTCAGCCAAACCTATCCCGTCATAGCGGGAAAACTCAGCTAAATTCATCAAACCACCTCATTTACTGCAATTCTAATTGTTCCTTGAGATGCTGTTGAACCTTTAAACGCTCTTCATCGGTGATGATCTCAAAGTACAACTCTTTTCCATACCCTTCATCATATAGCTTTTCACTGGTACTTTCCATCTCAATTTGTTCAATGGATTGGGCAGCGGAGCGGTAATTTTTCTGAATATCCATCATTTGGTCAAAGGTCAAATTGGTTTTTATATGATCTCCGAGGGTGTCAAATATATCTTGGTATTTCGTCAGCGTTGAGAAACTTGCCCCTTTTTCAATGATGGCTTCAAGAACTTCCCTCTGTCTTGTTTGCCGGCCAAAATCACCGCGTACATCCTCATATCTCATTCTTGAGAAGGCCAATGCCTCCTTGCCGTTTAAGAGAATTTCTCCTTCTGCAAAATGAGTTCCTGCATGTGTGAATTCCTCATAGTTCATTACGGTGATGCCTCCTAAGGCATCCACGATTCCCTTGAAGCTTTCCATATTAATCTGAACAAAGTAATCAATTGGGATATCGAGAAATTGTTCAACGGTATCCGTTGCTGTCTCTACACCACCGTAAGCATAGGCATGGTTGATCTTCGTTGTTATTCCCTTACCGGCAATTTCTGTCCGGGTATCTCTCGGGATACTGACCATTTCAACGGATTCCTTTTCTGGATTGACAGCCAGCACCATAATGCTGTCTGAGCGGCCTTTATCTCCCTGCCTCTCATCAACACCCAAGAGTAAGACGGAGAAAGGCTCAAGCTCTTCAAGGGATATCTCCTCTTCCCGCATCTCTGTCGTTTCTGTTTCTTTATACATGGAGTCTACTGCCCCAGTCATAGATTGATAGAATGACACACCATATGTGCAGCCTGCCATAATCATCAGAAGCAACAGCACCCCAATGATTCTCTTCCAGTTCTTCTTCCTCTTCCTTTTTTTCTTCCTCATTCCATTACACCTTCTTCTGCTCTATTCATACCGTTCATTTCTTCATTTCTGAAAATTCCATATTTATTCATCTTGGCATCTCCAGCATCACCAAACTAATAAATATTGGCACTGTTGGAAAGCACTAGAAATACTATATCACTTTCATAGGAAAAACAAAAAACAATATCGAAAAATGTAAACCCTTGTCATAAAAAATCATTAAATGTAAATAAACAGTCATATTTCTGTAATATTAAGATAATATTAATATTCAGAAAGGAAGGCAAAACCTTCTATTCACCAAAGAAAGTTTTGCCCTACTAAACATTACTTATCCCATATTCGTTCAATCTGACATTGCCCATTATCAATCATGAGATGAAAGACATCTGGGTTAGTCATCCTCTTCCATTCCAAAAAGCCGTATGTTGGATTCAATTGCTGAAGCATTAAAGTCAGCAGATTCCCGTGTGTCATTATCGCGATATGATCACATGGACCGCTAATAGCCTCTTCAAGCACCTCAAGCCCTCTAGCTGCTGCCTCTGCTCCGGATTCCCCTCCTTCAAGCTTTTTCTCCAGATCCTGAAAGGATTCCTCCAGCAACTGCTGCCAATTAGGTAAATCTACATTTGAAAGCACCCGCTCTGCCAAGCGTATGTCCTCTTCTACAATCATTTGTTTGTCCTGTGCAATTGGTCGGCATGATTCCAGTGCCCGCTGGTATGGACTAGAAATTATCCGTTCAATTCGAATCCCCTTAAAGAAATGCGCGAGCTCAATAGCCTGAGCGCTTCCTTTCTCCGTCAGCCTGCATGAGGCATCCTGCCCTTTTGTCTGACAATGCCTCATTAAATACACATGCTTCATTTCCATCCCCCGCCATCCCATTTTATAGATTCTTCCATTATATCAAATTACCTCTTCTAACCATCCTATTCCGCTATAATAGGAATAGATAGGAGAAAGGAGTGTTTTCCATGAAGCAATATCATCTAATTGTATCCGGCTTCGTACAAGGGGTTGGTTTTCGTTATTATACTGAACGGCTCGCATTTTCCTATAAAATAAAAGGCTGGGTTCGAAATTTACCCGATGGGACCGTTGAAATTGTAGCGCAAGGGCACGAAGAACCTTTATATGCATTCATAGAAGAGATTAAAAAAGGTCCTGGATTCAGCCGAGTGATTGATGTGCAAATGGTAGAACAGACACCAGATATTTTCTCGTCGTTTGAAATTAGGTAAATTTTATCATTTTACAGAAAACTCATTTATATTACAATAAACTTTCCTTTCTATTACATTTTGCCTACAAAACTAGTAATTTTTTGTCGATTGGTCTAAACTTAGCTAGTATTTTCAAAAAAAATTACTAACTATGTAGGGGGTCATCATGAATAAGAAAGTTTTATCCGTTACTGCAACTGCTGTTTTGTCGTCCGTCCTTTTTGCCAATGCTGCCTCTGCCGCTACTGTGAAAGTCGTAAAGGGAGACACTCTGTCTCAATTGGCTGTTAAATATAATACAACTGTATCAGCTATTAAAAATGAAAATAACCTGACATCTGATATGATTTACATAGGTCAAACGTTAAAAATCGGAGAATCCTCTTCATCAACATCAGCATCGACTACGAAAA includes:
- a CDS encoding DUF402 domain-containing protein: MLKRKYGDRSDWKRITQRKFAQVFLETNEYTGYITLLQLTELTSPLIVQYEKKSVCIADKEYTWLQQFPKDARHSVTTMFDAEGRIVQWYIDICLGNGCDDGRPWMDDLYIDLILFPSGEIFVKDTDELEAAYKSRIIHKELYDLAWKEAGRVKSLLCTGNFPLVDLASEHRNLLIGLLE
- a CDS encoding acylphosphatase, translating into MKQYHLIVSGFVQGVGFRYYTERLAFSYKIKGWVRNLPDGTVEIVAQGHEEPLYAFIEEIKKGPGFSRVIDVQMVEQTPDIFSSFEIR
- a CDS encoding thioesterase family protein, which codes for MKEGLQIGAMAEVTAKVSEEMFAQFEGQIVHRAYSTVAMVYHMEWASRKIILPYLESHEEGVGGAVTVKHIAPTGEGTNVHVTAVVTDITDHCVLTSVEVHNETGLIGVGEVKQGIVMKESMERRLKKSMSHQE
- a CDS encoding DUF3626 domain-containing protein, with amino-acid sequence MPLSNSQKSALAYIETEAKKHKHEARSSIHHILKMSNVSTDTFEKTFDAIKANARIALHFHPDRLVSSFNSVVQSLFIQGEYKSQFETLISAGSVSAFPGGERDLWERRLFGGAYHGEDAAMKDRPKYGALNLMLPSDGPAPRFGSCYFLLYPSVSHRSTFTYLDSHLELKEKGTFQEFDLILAALLEDSFSREFALGEAQIRPPKLFNHLLTNLSDPQKYLYEQKIHRNLDHYIEAQIHGPISLRNDVEILVADTSFRGTDIGGIMEQLCSKYSIKLHWRRGFHLTVQEVPSDFRGVKMPVLAKRIAETNDINARIIGSAMKVMYSQPDQWSDYGTMKEITQDIKLLWHVLVRYGSC
- a CDS encoding Lrp/AsnC family transcriptional regulator, yielding MDQLDVRLLAILQKDGRITISDLSKQLALSRPSVTERLNRLREKGVIEGFSARVCPRSVGRHIIVFIQLSDFKTASYAEFEKKILDDPDIIEIHRLTGPVSYLLKAAVPGMEQLNQVIERLNPYGNVNTSIVLSSPLSFSPVEPVQEEINS
- a CDS encoding Leu/Phe/Val dehydrogenase, coding for MSTINQSIQWNEQLLESMQDHEQVMFCQDPSTGLKAIIAIHNTALGPALGGCRMQPYKGMADALLDALRLSKGMTYKCAAADVDFGGGKAVLIGDPLKDKTPAMFRAFGRFVDSLNGRFYTGTDMGTNMEDFVHASRETSCITGIPEAYGGGGDSSIPTATGVIYGLQATNKARFGMEELEGRTYAIQGLGKVGMKVAEQLLAAGADLYVTDINEAAIEQVKEAARRYNGVVRPVGSKEIYAAEADVFVPCAGGGIINDDTIDVMKVKAIAGSANNQLLTDRHGEALKQKGILYAPDYMINCGGLIQVADELYGFNKERVLTKTKTIYHSLLEVYEQAELDHVTTAEAANRLCEKRIEERKRLNHFFTRSTPPKWDVRI
- a CDS encoding amidase, which produces MNLAEFSRYDGIGLAELVKKGQMSAKELLEDVSKMTDDINPELNAIVHTRFEQALTEAGKMDFNKPFAGVPIFLKDLSQSIAGERATAGTKLLKDRVANIDSHYVRKIREAGFLIAGQTSTPEFGLKNITEPALYGPSRNPWNPAYSPGGSSGGASAAVAAGIVPIAGASDGGGSIRIPASFTGLVGLKPTRGRTPVGPGVGRQWHGAAVDFVLTKTVRDSAAMLDVLQVLQPEAAFNVPLYQGSYLEDLNNGKRKFRIAFSVKSPVGTPVSADAVKAVHKTVKWLEEQGHHVEEKEPEIDGIRLMENYYIMNCGEMAADIQSIEESIGRKVTNEDIEMVSWVLKTAGEQVSAIQFTRSIAEWDTAAAQMAHFNQTFDLYITPATASTAPRIGELTHSKKEEEELLQIEEASPSEQLRMVYDMFLPSLTYTPFTQWANIIGQPAISLPVHMGDNGLPIGVQIMAPKGREDWLLGLAAQMEESPIWVGLKGM
- a CDS encoding histidine phosphatase family protein: MEMKHVYLMRHCQTKGQDASCRLTEKGSAQAIELAHFFKGIRIERIISSPYQRALESCRPIAQDKQMIVEEDIRLAERVLSNVDLPNWQQLLEESFQDLEKKLEGGESGAEAAARGLEVLEEAISGPCDHIAIMTHGNLLTLMLQQLNPTYGFLEWKRMTNPDVFHLMIDNGQCQIERIWDK
- the pdhA gene encoding pyruvate dehydrogenase (acetyl-transferring) E1 component subunit alpha; the protein is MSMEFPIYQMIDEDGQLVREEDKERLTDELIREFYYHMVRIRTFDRKAISLQRQGRLGTYAPFEGQEASQAGSALALGEEDWVFPTYRDHGATLTYGANMARTFLYWNGRVEGCVPEEGKRIFPPAVPIATQLPHAAGAALAEKRKGTKNAAIAYFGDGATSEGDFHEGMNMASVFQVPAVFFNQNNGFAISVPIEKQMNSATVAQKSVAYGIPGVRVDGNDIAAVYFETKKALERARNDGGPTLIEAVTWRYGAHTTADDPTKYRNQSISDEIRETRDPLMRLERYMKNAGLWDEEWTSRVQREIKDEVEQAIREVESYPKPKVEDLFDHVFETPTWTIAKQKEDYFRLLGGENEWR
- a CDS encoding LCP family glycopolymer transferase, translated to MRKKKRKRKKNWKRIIGVLLLLMIMAGCTYGVSFYQSMTGAVDSMYKETETTEMREEEISLEELEPFSVLLLGVDERQGDKGRSDSIMVLAVNPEKESVEMVSIPRDTRTEIAGKGITTKINHAYAYGGVETATDTVEQFLDIPIDYFVQINMESFKGIVDALGGITVMNYEEFTHAGTHFAEGEILLNGKEALAFSRMRYEDVRGDFGRQTRQREVLEAIIEKGASFSTLTKYQDIFDTLGDHIKTNLTFDQMMDIQKNYRSAAQSIEQIEMESTSEKLYDEGYGKELYFEIITDEERLKVQQHLKEQLELQ